From the Perca flavescens isolate YP-PL-M2 chromosome 21, PFLA_1.0, whole genome shotgun sequence genome, one window contains:
- the zdhhc6 gene encoding palmitoyltransferase ZDHHC6, giving the protein MNFLSTFVTFQNLHEVRRLCHWGPVIALSVIAICSTMAILDSIIWYWPLDTTGGSINFIMLLNWTVLILYNYFNAMFVGPGYIPHGWKPENQQDTQYLQYCRVCQGYKAPRSHHCRKCNRCVMKMDHHCPWINNCCGHLNHAYFTSFLLLAPLGCSHAAIIFIMTMYTQLYERISFGWSTVKIDMSAVRQFQPLMPFSVPAFAATLFALGLALGTTIAVGMLFFHTVCPFQMKVILRNKTSIESWIEEKAKDRIQHYQTGEEFTFPYDLGTRWLNFKQVFTWSGMPKGDGIEWPVHPKCHQHTLTIEQLKQKADKRVRSVQYRAVEDYNGACCPLSKGLQTFFRTPCTEEPRIPLNKGDTILATRGTKWWMYGDKILNEEHMRVGDRVRGWFPRRCVEKCHYDTAASDSTSDKKVN; this is encoded by the exons ATGAATTTCCTGTCAACTTTTGTGACATTTCAGAACCTCCATGAGGTTCGAAGATTGTGTCACTGGGGTCCAGTCATAGCCCTGTCTGTCATTGCTATATGCTCCACCATGGCAATTCTGGACTCTATTATCTGGTACTGGCCGCTAGACACTACAGGGGGCAGCATTAACTTTATCATGCTCCTCAACTGGACAGTCCTCATCCTCTACAACTACTTCAATGCTATGTTTGTTGGACCTGGATACATCCCTCATGGCTGGAAACCA GAGAATCAACAGGATACCCAGTACCTACAGTACTGCAGAGTGTGCCAAGGGTACAAGGCCCCCAGATCCCACCATTGTCGCAAGTGTAACAG GTGCGTGATGAAGATGGATCACCACTGCCCCTGGATCAACAACTGCTGCGGCCACCTGAACCACGCCTACTTCACCAGCTTCTTGCTGTTGGCTCCACTTGGCTGCTCTCACGCTGCCATCATCTTCATTATGACCATGTACACACAGCTGTATGAGAGG ATATCATTTGGTTGGAGCACTGTCAAGATTGATATGAGTGCTGTGCGTCAATTCCAGCCCCTCATGCCATTCAGTGTACCCGCCTTTGCTGCCACATTATTTGCCTTAGGCTTGGCACTGGGCACCACTATTGCCGTTggcatgcttttttttcatacag TCTGTCCTTTTCAGATGAAAGTCATCCTTCGAAATAAGACCTCGATCGAGTCCTGGATTGAGGAAAAG GCCAAAGACAGAATACAGCACTACCAAACAGGAGAGGAATTTACCTTCCCTTACGACCTCGGAACCCGCTGGCTAAACTTCAAGCAAGTCTTCACATGGTCAGGGATGCCCAAGGGTGATGGCATCGAATGGCCAGTCCATCCCAAGTGTCACCAGCACACCTTAACT ATTGAGCAACTGAAGCAGAAAGCTGATAAACGAGTGAGAAGC GTCCAGTACCGGGCAGTGGAGGACTATAATGGAGCTTGCTGCCCTTTAAGCAAAGGTCTTCAAACCTTTTTTAGAACCCCCTGCACCGAGGAGCCCAGGATCCCGCTCAACAAGGGAGACACCATCCTGGCCACACGTGGCACCAA aTGGTGGATGTATGGAGACAAAATTCTGAACGAGGAGCATATGAGAG TGGGAGATCGTGTAAGAGGATGGTTTCCAAGGCGATGTGTGGAGAAGTGCCATTACGACACAGCTGCCAGCGATAGCACCAGCGATAAGAAAGTAAATTAA
- the coasy gene encoding bifunctional coenzyme A synthase, with product MTMFSTGILVLTSPLHTLPLRIVPVLSSAAQIVERTLYVHLHPGLNLGSGSQPRPVFIPPVVDMSALITRLYSNAADVCGHLDVRVLLTNVRAQSAACSGTTIPNCPFPTPQSLSHSPEVVLTDFALQDPGQSNQVTQCLQRYTGNCYVCSPSLQSVLLHPQLMRLQEKEEGLNESEEKAEPLETYSDVVVGGTFDRLHGAHKTLLNISCLLANRRFLIGVCDQAMLKKKVLKELVEPYSLRTQRLQEFVEDIKPSLQVEIVPLDDPYGVSVVDPLLQCIVVSEETRKGGMAVNKKRIENGLPALILHEIQLLKDAHHTETEEEKISSSSLRSRLLGTLLTPPEDTSHIAPLPYVIGLTGGSGSGKSSIARQLEALGAVRIDCDKLGHEVYQPGTAAYRRVLEEFGSDLQNADKTINRRALGRKVFGNQERLKVLTDIVWPEIALLVKNRISQAREEGKQVCVLDAAVLLEAGWTDMVHEVWVTVIPEEEAVLRITERDGVTTEDALRRLQSQWSNSKQIGHANVVLSTLWEPEVTRKQVLKAWNLLQKRIQHRQEGHALVTTSSQL from the exons ATGACCATGTTCAGCACGGGCATCCTTGTGCTGACGTCTCCTCTCCACACCCTCCCGTTGCGCATTGTTCCAGTGCTCAGCTCAGCTGCTCAGATTGTAGAGCGCACACTGTACGTCCACCTCCACCCTGGGCTAAACCTGGGAAGTGGGAGCCAGCCTCGACCAGTTTTCATTCCACCAGTAGTGGACATGTCTGCACTCATTACCCGCCTTTACAGCAATGCAGCTGATGTATGCGGGCACCTGGATGTTCGTGTTTTGCTGACCAATGTTCGCGCTCAGTCAGCTGCCTGCAGCGggaccacaatcccaaactgccCCTTCCCCACACCACAATCTCTGTCTCACTCCCCGGAGGTGGTGCTAACAGACTTTGCTCTGCAGGACCCAGGTCAGTCCAATCAGGTTACGCAGTGTCTGCAGAGGTACACAGGCAACTGCTACGTCTGTAGCCCCAGCCTGCAGTCAGTGCTGCTTCACCCACAGCTAATGAGGCTgcaggagaaagaggaagggctGAACGAGTCTGAAGAAAAGGCAGAACCCTTGGAGACCTACAGTGACGTGGTGGTAGGGGGGACATTTGACCGGCTCCATGGGGCCCACAAGACGCTGCTCAACATTTCATGCCTGTTAGCCAATAGAAGGTTCCTTATTGGTGTGTGTGACCAAGCAATGCTGAAAA AAAAAGTGCTGAAGGAGCTGGTCGAGCCCTACTCTCTGCGGACCCAGAGATTACAGGAGTTTGTGGAAGACATCAAACCCTCACTGCAGGTGGAGATCGTGCCCCTTGACGACCCCTATGGGGTATCTGTGGTTGACCCCTTGCTACAGTGCATTGTGGTTAGCGAGGAGACTAGAAAGGGAGGCATGGCTGTCAACAAGAAACGCATTGAGAAC GGCCTCCCAGCTCTCATCCTCCATGAGATCCAGTTGTTGAAAGATGCCCACCATActgagacagaggaggagaagatcAGCTCCTCCAGTCTACGTTCTCGTCTGCTGGGCACCCTCCTTACCCCGCCTGAA GACACATCCCATATCGCTCCACTTCCATACGTGATTGGCCTGACAGGAGGCAGCGGCAGTGGAAAGAGCTCCATCGCCAGGCAGCTGGAGGCCTTGGGTGCCGTCCGGATCGACTGTGACAAGCTGGGCCATGAGGTGTACCAGCCCGGCACTGCAGCATATCGCAGAGTGCTTGAAGAATTTGGGTCAG ATCTTCAAAATGCAGATAAAACCATCAACAGACGTGCATTAGGAAGGAAGGTTTTTGGAAACCAG GAGCGGTTAAAAGTCCTAACAGACATTGTATGGCCTGAGATTGCACTTCTGGTTAAGAACAGAATCAGCCAAGCCAGAGAGGAAG GGAAACAAGTTTGTGTGTTGGATGCAGCAGTTCTTCTGGAGGCCGGCTGGACCGACATGGTCCACGAAGTCTGGGTCACTGTCATCCCTGAGGAGGAG GCAGTTTTAAGGATAACAGAGCGAGACGGTGTTACCACAGAGGATGCCCTGCGCCGGCTGCAGAGCCAGTGGTCCAACAGTAAGCAAATAGGGCACGCCAACGTGGTGCTTAGCACACTGTGGGAGCCAGAGGTTACTAGGAAACAG gtacTGAAAGCTTGGAATCTTCTTCAGAAGAGAATCCAACACAGGCAAGAGGGACATGCATTGGTCACTACATCATCCCAGCTGTGA